Proteins from a single region of Psilocybe cubensis strain MGC-MH-2018 chromosome 3, whole genome shotgun sequence:
- a CDS encoding Archaemetzincin-2: MHQCRNLDKIISWGVSNAAKIPNYRAIRLEGQIDLPQDAYAILLLVNHDLFEDDDDEFVCGRAYGASRISVIATARYNPALDGIQEVEREHAWPASHCQSYIMKCIDASDSTKHPKKKSKVDSDLNVQDDQNATSPMRAALSAYVNTPPLTNSSPQDIITGTWLARVCRTSSHELGHCFGMDHCVYYACIMQGSGTVIEDVRQPPYLCPVDLSKLLKACGTTEEAQLEALLVFCERFPKVQLFMAFAAWIRAKRLIDGGA, from the exons ATGCACCAGTGTCGCAATCTGGACAAGATAATATCATGGGGTGTCTCAAATGCAGCGAAAATTCCAAACTACCGTGCGATTCGTTTGGAGGGCCAGATTGATCTCCCACAA GATGCGTACGCCATCCTTCTACTCGTCAACCATGATTTGTTcgaggatgacgacgacgagttCGTGTGCGGGCGCGCGTACGGTGCAAGTCGTATTTCCGTCATAGCTACAGCAAGGTATAACCCAGCATTGGATGGTATCCAGGAAGTAGAACGGGAACACGCTTGGCCGGCTTCACACTGCCAATCATACATCATGAAATGCATCGATGCCTCAGATTCAACAAAGCACCCAAAGAAAAAGTCCAAGGTCGACTCTGACTTGAATGTACAAGACGACCAGAACGCCACGTCACCGATGCGCGCGGCTCTTTCGGCGTACGTTAACACACCTCCCCTCACCAATAGTTCACCACAGGACATCATCACAGGCACCTGGCTGGCGCGAGTCTGTCGTACGTCAAGCCATGAGCTAGGGCACTGCTTTGGAATGGACCACTGCGTGTACTATGCGTGCATCATGCAAGGAAGTGGAACTGTGATCGAGGACGTAAGACAGCCTCCATATCTGTGTCCGGTGGATTTATCCAAACTTCTAAAAGCGTGTGGTACAACAGAGGAAGCACAGCTAGAGGCACTATTGGTCTTTTGCGAGCGTTTCCCAAAGGTGCAGTTATTCATGGCATTTGCTGCTTGGATCCGTGCGAAGAGGTTAATAGATGGGGGAGCATAG